In one Massilia endophytica genomic region, the following are encoded:
- a CDS encoding TldD/PmbA family protein yields the protein MERRTFLKVSAAAGGALLIPVFGEAIAEEQLINPMAVAFKKSLADAAMNAATKAGASYCDVRIGRYLNQFITTRDLNVENIVNTESSGVGVRVVANGAYGFVATNVMTLDAVADAARQAVAIAKANARLQSEPVRLAPVKGAGEVAWATPFTKDWRTVPVKEKAEMLIAANKAGMDAGASFMQSMLFQVNQQKYFASTDGSYIDQDFHRLWVPFTATAVDKASGKFRTRDGLSSPVSMGYEFLDAKPQHKIRAAGGVTTLYNGSYDLVEDARAAGRQAKEKLTAKSVEPGKYDLVLSPEHLFLTIHESVGHATELDRVLGYEANYAGTSFATLDKWESKKFQYGSKIVNFEADKNTPASLGCVGYDDEGVPAKRWDIIRDGVLVNYQATRDQAHIIGEKESHGCSFADSWSSVQFQRMPNVSLKAGRKKLAPDEMVKDVKKGIYILGRGSYSIDQQRYNFQFGGQLFYEIKDGKITQPLGDVAYQANTQDFWNACTAMCDERDWRMGGSFFDGKGQPSQVSAVSHGSSTTRFNGINVINTARKID from the coding sequence CATGAACGCGGCAACGAAAGCCGGTGCAAGCTATTGCGACGTGCGCATCGGCCGCTACCTGAACCAGTTCATCACCACGCGCGACCTGAACGTGGAGAACATCGTCAACACGGAATCCAGCGGCGTGGGCGTGCGCGTCGTCGCCAACGGCGCCTACGGTTTCGTGGCCACCAATGTGATGACGCTGGACGCCGTGGCCGATGCGGCGCGCCAGGCGGTAGCCATTGCCAAGGCCAACGCCCGCCTGCAGTCCGAGCCGGTGCGCCTGGCGCCGGTGAAGGGCGCCGGCGAAGTCGCCTGGGCTACGCCTTTCACCAAGGACTGGCGCACCGTGCCCGTCAAGGAAAAGGCTGAAATGCTCATTGCGGCAAACAAGGCTGGCATGGACGCCGGCGCGTCCTTCATGCAGTCCATGCTCTTCCAGGTGAACCAGCAGAAGTATTTTGCATCCACCGACGGCTCCTATATCGACCAGGACTTCCACCGCCTGTGGGTGCCGTTCACCGCCACGGCGGTGGACAAGGCCAGCGGCAAGTTCCGCACGCGCGACGGCCTCTCGTCGCCAGTGAGCATGGGCTACGAATTCCTCGACGCGAAGCCGCAGCACAAGATCCGCGCGGCGGGCGGCGTGACCACGCTGTATAACGGCTCCTACGACTTGGTCGAGGATGCGCGCGCGGCGGGCAGGCAGGCAAAGGAAAAGCTCACGGCCAAATCCGTTGAGCCGGGCAAGTACGACCTGGTGCTCAGTCCCGAACATCTCTTCCTGACGATCCACGAGTCCGTGGGCCATGCCACGGAGCTGGACCGCGTGCTCGGCTACGAAGCCAACTACGCAGGCACCAGCTTCGCCACCCTGGACAAGTGGGAGTCGAAGAAATTCCAGTACGGCTCGAAGATCGTCAACTTCGAGGCGGACAAGAACACTCCGGCCTCCCTCGGCTGCGTGGGCTACGACGACGAAGGCGTGCCAGCGAAACGCTGGGATATCATCAGGGACGGCGTGCTGGTGAACTACCAGGCCACGCGCGACCAGGCTCACATCATCGGCGAGAAGGAGTCGCATGGCTGCTCCTTCGCCGACAGCTGGAGCAGCGTGCAGTTCCAGCGCATGCCCAATGTCTCGCTCAAGGCGGGCAGGAAGAAGCTGGCGCCGGACGAAATGGTGAAGGACGTAAAGAAGGGCATCTACATCCTGGGCCGCGGCTCCTATTCCATCGACCAGCAGCGCTACAACTTCCAGTTCGGCGGCCAGCTGTTCTACGAAATCAAGGACGGAAAGATCACCCAGCCCCTGGGCGACGTGGCCTATCAGGCGAATACCCAGGATTTCTGGAATGCGTGCACCGCCATGTGCGATGAGCGCGACTGGCGCATGGGCGGCTCCTTCTTCGACGGAAAGGGACAGCCATCGCAGGTGAGCGCCGTGTCCCACGGTTCCTCCACCACGCGCTTCAACGGCATCAACGTGATCAACACCGCCCGCAAGATCGACTAA
- a CDS encoding TldD/PmbA family protein, whose amino-acid sequence MKLLNQEEAQTIARKVMALSKGDECRVAMSGSRKGNVRYARNSVSTAGQVQNTQLSVSVAFGKRQGTATINEFDDKSLEKAVRRAEEVARLAPENPEFLPAIGKQDFKPSATFNPNASAFDPEYRAEVAFQSIDAARKKGLVAAGFFSDHTGFECIANSNGVFGYQELASLNFTLTARTEDGSGSGWVSRAAYDPKQFDARSASEVAIEKALRSVEAKALEPGRYTVILEPNASSDLLNFMFGAFDARAADEGRSFLAKKGGGNRVGDKLFDEQVSVWADPWDPNAPVLPWDQSSMMARARTDLIRDGKVASLEYSRFWAQKQGKAATASHGNIIMAGGSKSTEELVASMKKGILVTRTWYIRMVDPQSVLLTGLTRDGTFYVENGQIKYPVKNFRFNESPVAMLNNIEELGKPMLIGEADSRFRMMVPAMKVREFNFTSKSDAV is encoded by the coding sequence ATGAAACTGCTGAACCAGGAAGAAGCACAGACTATCGCGCGGAAGGTGATGGCGCTGTCCAAAGGAGACGAATGCCGCGTGGCCATGAGCGGCAGCCGCAAGGGCAACGTGCGTTATGCGCGCAACAGCGTGTCCACTGCGGGGCAGGTGCAGAACACCCAGCTGTCCGTCAGCGTCGCCTTCGGCAAGCGCCAGGGAACGGCCACGATCAACGAGTTCGACGACAAGTCGCTGGAAAAGGCCGTGCGCCGCGCGGAGGAAGTGGCGCGCCTCGCGCCGGAGAACCCGGAGTTCCTGCCCGCCATCGGCAAGCAGGATTTCAAGCCGTCCGCCACCTTCAACCCGAACGCCAGTGCCTTCGATCCTGAATACCGCGCCGAAGTGGCGTTCCAGAGTATCGACGCCGCCCGCAAGAAGGGCCTTGTTGCCGCAGGCTTCTTCTCCGACCACACGGGCTTCGAATGCATCGCCAACTCGAATGGCGTTTTCGGCTACCAGGAGCTGGCCAGCCTGAACTTCACCCTTACCGCGCGCACCGAGGACGGCAGCGGTTCTGGCTGGGTAAGCCGCGCCGCCTACGATCCGAAGCAGTTCGATGCGCGTTCGGCGTCCGAGGTGGCAATCGAGAAGGCGCTGCGCTCGGTCGAAGCCAAGGCGCTGGAGCCGGGCCGCTACACCGTGATCCTGGAGCCGAACGCTTCCTCCGACCTGCTGAACTTCATGTTCGGCGCCTTCGACGCGCGTGCGGCGGACGAGGGACGCAGTTTCCTCGCCAAAAAAGGCGGCGGCAACCGCGTCGGCGACAAGCTGTTCGACGAGCAGGTGAGCGTCTGGGCCGATCCGTGGGACCCGAACGCGCCCGTGCTGCCATGGGACCAGAGCTCGATGATGGCACGCGCCCGTACGGACCTTATCCGCGACGGCAAGGTGGCATCGCTGGAATACAGCCGCTTCTGGGCCCAGAAGCAGGGCAAGGCGGCCACCGCGAGCCATGGCAACATCATCATGGCGGGCGGCAGCAAGTCCACCGAGGAGCTGGTGGCCAGTATGAAGAAGGGCATTCTCGTCACGCGCACCTGGTATATCCGCATGGTCGATCCCCAGTCCGTGCTGCTGACAGGCCTCACGCGCGACGGCACGTTCTATGTGGAGAACGGGCAGATCAAGTACCCAGTGAAGAACTTCCGCTTCAACGAAAGCCCGGTCGCCATGCTGAACAACATCGAGGAGCTCGGCAAGCCCATGCTGATCGGCGAAGCGGACTCCCGTTTCCGCATGATGGTGCCAGCGATGAAGGTCCGGGAGTTCAACTTCACCTCGAAGTCGGACGCGGTCTGA
- a CDS encoding DUF4159 domain-containing protein encodes MAAYDFYFTRLSYESGDWDVDIRMPSNVLNSLVEYTTLRVDTVERIVALSDPKMLEAPFCYLAGHKLVQFTAAERRNFERYVKGGGFVFVDDCNHDIDGLFAKSFEAEMAKIFGPRALHKIPNSHPVYSSFFQFDGPPNTSVELNGWGDDLVHDYLRAIEIGGRVRVLYSNKDYGCEWDYDFRNKRWLAVDNTRFAVNIIQYALGA; translated from the coding sequence ATGGCGGCATACGATTTCTACTTCACGCGCCTGAGCTACGAGTCGGGCGACTGGGATGTGGACATCCGTATGCCCAGCAATGTGCTCAATTCCCTGGTGGAGTACACCACCCTACGCGTGGATACCGTGGAGCGCATTGTTGCGCTTTCCGATCCGAAAATGCTGGAAGCTCCGTTCTGCTACCTGGCAGGCCACAAGCTGGTGCAGTTCACGGCGGCGGAGCGCCGGAACTTCGAACGCTACGTGAAGGGCGGCGGCTTCGTATTCGTGGACGACTGCAACCACGATATCGACGGTCTGTTCGCCAAGTCCTTCGAGGCCGAGATGGCGAAGATCTTCGGCCCAAGGGCGCTGCACAAGATCCCGAACAGCCATCCGGTCTATTCGAGCTTCTTCCAGTTCGACGGCCCGCCCAATACGAGCGTGGAGCTGAACGGCTGGGGCGATGATCTCGTGCACGACTATCTGCGTGCAATCGAGATCGGCGGCCGGGTGCGCGTCCTGTACAGCAACAAGGACTACGGCTGCGAGTGGGATTACGATTTCCGGAACAAGCGGTGGCTAGCGGTGGACAACACACGCTTTGCTGTCAATATCATTCAATATGCGCTGGGAGCATGA
- a CDS encoding AAA family ATPase — translation MSESGWNENEIAGLTAKVAALKASMGKVIIGQQEVIDSLVICLLAGGHALVEGVPGLGKTLLVKSLAQATSMQFRRVQFTPDLMPSDIVGTEILEEDTATRKREFRFQQGPVFTQVLLADEINRAPPKTQSALLEAMQERAVTFAGQTHALPKPFFVLATQNPIEQAGTYPLPEAQLDRFLLRIDVGYPSEDEEIAMVAATTHAGLNDAPAAMDVATLLRLQALVREIQIGDHLLRYATRLVRATRPAESTVPMVQKHIGWGAGPRAGQALVLASKARALMQGRLAVTRDDIAAMLLPVLAHRVLRNFEAEADGVAIADVLAALREHIRPD, via the coding sequence GTGTCCGAGAGCGGGTGGAACGAAAACGAGATCGCGGGCCTGACCGCGAAAGTGGCCGCACTGAAGGCCAGCATGGGCAAGGTCATTATCGGCCAGCAGGAAGTGATCGACTCGCTTGTGATCTGCCTGCTGGCAGGCGGGCATGCGCTGGTGGAGGGAGTGCCGGGCCTGGGCAAGACCCTGCTCGTCAAGTCGCTGGCGCAGGCGACCAGCATGCAGTTTCGCCGCGTGCAGTTCACGCCCGACCTTATGCCGTCCGACATCGTGGGCACGGAGATCCTGGAGGAGGACACGGCCACGCGCAAGCGAGAGTTCCGCTTCCAGCAGGGCCCCGTCTTCACGCAGGTGCTGCTGGCGGACGAAATCAATCGTGCGCCGCCCAAAACGCAGTCCGCGCTGCTCGAGGCCATGCAGGAGCGCGCGGTGACGTTCGCGGGCCAGACGCACGCCCTGCCAAAGCCGTTCTTCGTGCTCGCCACGCAGAACCCCATCGAGCAGGCGGGCACCTATCCGCTTCCCGAGGCGCAGCTCGACCGCTTCCTCCTGCGCATCGACGTCGGCTATCCCAGCGAGGACGAAGAGATCGCAATGGTGGCCGCCACCACGCACGCAGGCCTGAACGATGCACCTGCCGCCATGGACGTGGCCACGCTGCTGCGGCTTCAAGCGCTGGTGCGCGAGATCCAGATCGGGGACCATCTGCTGCGCTACGCCACGAGGCTGGTGCGGGCAACGCGCCCGGCGGAAAGCACTGTGCCGATGGTGCAGAAGCATATCGGCTGGGGAGCTGGCCCGCGTGCGGGGCAGGCGCTGGTGCTTGCCTCCAAGGCGCGCGCGCTGATGCAAGGCCGCCTCGCCGTGACGCGCGATGATATCGCCGCCATGCTGCTGCCGGTGCTGGCCCACCGTGTGCTGCGCAACTTCGAAGCCGAAGCGGACGGCGTTGCTATTGCCGACGTCCTGGCTGCCCTGCGCGAGCATATCCGCCCAGACTAG
- a CDS encoding DUF58 domain-containing protein: protein MLDTSALLAHSANLDLVIRHVLAGLGHGIHAGRERGAGVEFSEYRAYAPGDEWRRVDWKLLARADRYYVREAERDSHVAVWLWLDASASMAEPSRSVEGLDKLWFARTALACVAAIAQRQGDAFGLIVCSDGKAEFTPASRGPRQLQRVLSALSRTRASGRLPSEAATRGAMQFLHAPAMVFAASDFLDWPSPLGESLLRLRRMRHDVRLLALQTEAEATGGFRNGAAYRDPELPEGLHRFDKEGRESYVASLSAHMTAVSAACRKNDVPLAMACIEQPLAQVLRQWLRTERLR from the coding sequence ATGCTGGATACCTCGGCGCTGCTCGCGCATTCCGCGAACCTGGACCTCGTCATCCGCCACGTGCTGGCGGGACTGGGCCACGGCATCCATGCGGGCCGCGAACGAGGCGCCGGTGTCGAGTTCTCCGAATACCGCGCCTACGCGCCCGGCGACGAATGGCGCCGTGTGGACTGGAAGCTGCTTGCCCGCGCCGACCGCTACTACGTGCGCGAGGCGGAGCGGGACAGCCATGTCGCCGTCTGGCTCTGGCTCGACGCCAGCGCCTCGATGGCCGAGCCAAGCCGTTCCGTTGAGGGTTTGGACAAGCTCTGGTTCGCGCGCACGGCGCTGGCCTGCGTCGCCGCCATTGCGCAGCGCCAGGGCGATGCTTTCGGCCTCATCGTGTGCTCCGATGGCAAGGCCGAGTTCACGCCCGCCTCGCGCGGACCGCGCCAGCTCCAGCGCGTGCTTTCCGCGCTGTCGCGCACCAGAGCGAGCGGACGGCTGCCCAGCGAGGCGGCAACGCGCGGCGCCATGCAGTTCCTTCACGCTCCTGCCATGGTGTTCGCCGCCAGCGACTTCCTGGACTGGCCTTCTCCTCTGGGCGAATCCCTGCTGCGCCTGCGCAGGATGCGGCACGACGTGCGGCTGCTTGCCCTGCAAACGGAGGCCGAAGCCACGGGCGGTTTCAGGAACGGCGCAGCCTACCGCGACCCTGAACTGCCGGAAGGCCTGCACCGGTTCGACAAGGAAGGGCGCGAGAGTTATGTGGCATCCCTCTCCGCGCACATGACTGCCGTGTCTGCAGCATGCCGGAAGAACGACGTGCCGCTGGCGATGGCCTGCATCGAGCAGCCGCTGGCGCAAGTGCTGCGGCAGTGGCTGCGGACGGAGCGGCTGCGATGA
- a CDS encoding BatA domain-containing protein: MISMLQPLWWFALPLLALPLWWHMRRRERTKTEALATARFLPQAAPQQQRVPQWIDRLLLLLRLLLLLNLIAWLAVTVFPWRGDTVLVHENLGRDVVARESAAAGMASASVVVLPPDPLAWLEAHRFEFRRNARLLILAPGLPMPARRPEPGLALTIRVLPPAGTEPLRPAVRHLVLATTGEREPQWRAMIAAFAAAGERHEIAQAPTPETELVIWDRPGDPPAGWRAPLWWRTSAPPAGAMAVASAGIRLAVADTSQGRSWSSPDWPAQDPDKARAIYEAWRQLAFEPAPYRMPSAEFRASGSATAPEARPSAWLALSMLALFILERVLAHARRN; encoded by the coding sequence ATGATTTCCATGCTTCAGCCGCTGTGGTGGTTTGCACTGCCCCTCCTTGCTCTACCCCTGTGGTGGCATATGCGGCGGCGCGAGCGTACGAAGACCGAGGCGCTGGCCACTGCCCGCTTCCTGCCGCAGGCGGCGCCGCAGCAGCAGCGCGTGCCGCAGTGGATCGACAGGCTACTGCTCCTGCTACGCCTTCTGCTCCTTTTGAACCTTATCGCATGGCTCGCGGTCACCGTGTTCCCCTGGCGGGGTGATACCGTGCTTGTGCACGAAAATCTGGGACGCGATGTGGTGGCGCGCGAGAGCGCGGCGGCGGGCATGGCTTCCGCCAGCGTCGTCGTGCTGCCGCCCGATCCGCTGGCATGGCTGGAAGCCCACCGGTTTGAGTTCCGGCGCAACGCCAGGCTGCTGATCCTCGCGCCCGGACTGCCCATGCCTGCCCGCCGTCCGGAGCCCGGCCTCGCGCTGACTATACGCGTTCTTCCTCCCGCCGGTACCGAGCCCCTGCGGCCCGCGGTGCGCCATCTGGTGCTGGCGACAACCGGCGAGCGCGAGCCGCAGTGGCGCGCGATGATCGCCGCATTCGCGGCCGCAGGCGAGCGCCATGAGATCGCGCAGGCGCCAACGCCGGAAACGGAGCTGGTGATCTGGGACCGCCCGGGCGATCCGCCTGCCGGATGGCGGGCGCCCCTGTGGTGGCGTACCTCGGCGCCGCCTGCCGGCGCTATGGCCGTGGCCAGCGCCGGCATCCGGCTTGCAGTGGCGGATACTTCTCAGGGCCGCAGCTGGAGCTCACCCGACTGGCCCGCACAGGACCCGGATAAGGCGCGAGCGATCTACGAAGCCTGGCGGCAGCTGGCCTTTGAACCCGCGCCATACCGGATGCCTTCTGCCGAATTCAGGGCCTCAGGCAGCGCCACCGCGCCGGAGGCCCGGCCGTCGGCGTGGCTCGCCCTGTCCATGCTTGCGCTGTTTATCCTGGAAAGAGTTCTGGCTCATGCGCGCCGAAACTGA
- a CDS encoding DUF4175 domain-containing protein, translating to MRAETDFSASILAALHTAVVRRRAPGWVLACLPPLCVLRFTLVWQGWITGAAGALLLAALAWIGCDKAQLRKRVRREWTSWLDAAYPQLEDSSALLATAPAGAVARLQRSRIVARAEEQLDAAACRRLVSRHIRLNLVPFALAAFAALTLAVLGAAPKASRPQQASPAGVKTVTPVAELVLHIAPPSYTGGKPYSTQPRDLQVPQHSSLRWCAQGAEARVEMSDGSSLAIRAGECAGWVADQSVFWRSGGQASQRFNIRVLPDQEPVVTVVAPAEAVTVLPKEAQSVRLAVNTRDDYGIERATLHLTLARGSGENIRFSDREVPLPRGADPRVRNWQKVWTLAELGMEPGDELYFFVRASDNAPEHPHTVQTPTYTLRLPGPQQESLDATALPSMVKPENLRSQRQIIIDTEQLLADMQAKKLSAAVVRERSEGIAADQAQLRRRYGQFLGEESTLFADTDHDEHDHKPMSANTNLAAQFGHAHDMEDNATIFDPQTKTVLRRAITAMWDAEKALAAITPKSALAPEYKALDAIKELQQAERIYLHRTAFAPPAIKEEKRLSGDAVGAQSYKRRQAAAQDPIPAEVRELVQQLSGDAPLPALWRKTANEAFAKLADDESRLAAQAAAQDVADGCAACRAPLRAWLRSTLTEPPVLLQGRTAVRTRFGTALQEAPR from the coding sequence ATGCGCGCCGAAACTGACTTCAGCGCCTCCATACTGGCGGCGCTCCACACCGCCGTGGTGCGCCGCCGCGCTCCCGGCTGGGTGCTCGCATGCCTGCCGCCTCTGTGCGTCCTGCGATTCACGCTGGTATGGCAAGGCTGGATCACGGGCGCCGCCGGTGCGCTCCTGCTGGCGGCGCTTGCGTGGATAGGATGCGATAAGGCGCAGCTTCGTAAGCGCGTACGGCGGGAATGGACTTCCTGGCTGGACGCCGCCTACCCGCAGCTCGAGGACAGCAGTGCGCTGCTGGCGACGGCGCCAGCGGGCGCTGTCGCTCGGCTACAGCGCAGCCGCATCGTGGCCCGCGCCGAAGAACAGCTCGACGCCGCCGCGTGCAGGCGGCTGGTGTCCAGGCATATAAGGCTCAACCTCGTTCCCTTTGCGCTGGCGGCTTTCGCCGCGCTGACCCTTGCGGTGCTGGGCGCCGCGCCGAAGGCCTCCCGCCCGCAGCAAGCGTCTCCCGCCGGCGTGAAGACGGTAACGCCCGTGGCGGAACTGGTCTTGCATATCGCTCCGCCGTCCTACACCGGTGGCAAGCCGTACTCCACGCAGCCGCGCGACTTGCAGGTGCCGCAGCATTCATCCCTGCGCTGGTGCGCGCAAGGCGCGGAAGCCCGTGTGGAGATGAGCGATGGAAGCAGCCTCGCAATCCGTGCGGGCGAGTGCGCTGGCTGGGTGGCGGACCAGTCGGTGTTCTGGCGCAGCGGAGGCCAGGCTTCGCAGCGCTTCAATATCCGCGTGCTGCCGGACCAGGAGCCTGTAGTGACTGTTGTGGCGCCCGCGGAAGCGGTCACCGTATTGCCGAAGGAAGCCCAGTCGGTCAGGCTTGCCGTGAACACGAGAGACGATTACGGCATCGAACGGGCGACCTTGCACCTGACGCTTGCGCGCGGCAGCGGAGAGAACATCCGTTTCAGCGACCGTGAAGTGCCCCTGCCGCGCGGCGCCGATCCGCGAGTGCGAAACTGGCAGAAGGTGTGGACGCTGGCGGAACTCGGCATGGAACCGGGCGATGAGCTCTATTTCTTCGTCCGTGCAAGCGATAACGCCCCGGAGCATCCGCACACCGTGCAGACGCCAACCTACACCCTGCGCCTGCCGGGGCCGCAGCAGGAATCGCTGGACGCCACGGCGCTGCCCAGCATGGTCAAGCCCGAGAACCTGCGCAGCCAGCGCCAGATCATCATCGACACGGAACAGCTTCTGGCCGACATGCAGGCGAAGAAGCTGAGCGCCGCAGTCGTGCGCGAACGTAGCGAAGGCATTGCGGCCGACCAGGCGCAGTTGCGGCGCCGCTATGGCCAGTTCCTCGGCGAGGAATCCACGCTGTTTGCGGATACCGATCATGATGAGCATGACCACAAGCCCATGAGCGCCAACACCAACCTCGCGGCGCAGTTCGGCCATGCGCACGACATGGAAGACAACGCAACGATCTTCGACCCGCAGACGAAGACGGTACTGCGCCGCGCCATCACCGCCATGTGGGACGCGGAGAAGGCGCTTGCGGCCATTACGCCGAAGTCCGCGCTGGCGCCGGAGTACAAGGCGCTCGACGCCATCAAGGAGCTGCAGCAGGCGGAGCGGATCTACCTGCACCGCACTGCCTTCGCTCCGCCAGCCATCAAGGAAGAGAAGCGCCTGAGCGGCGACGCTGTCGGTGCCCAGAGCTACAAGCGCAGACAGGCGGCTGCGCAGGACCCGATTCCTGCCGAAGTCCGTGAACTGGTCCAGCAATTGTCCGGCGACGCGCCGCTGCCCGCGCTCTGGCGCAAAACGGCGAACGAGGCGTTTGCGAAACTGGCGGACGACGAATCCCGGCTGGCGGCGCAGGCCGCCGCGCAGGACGTGGCCGATGGCTGCGCCGCCTGCCGCGCGCCGCTGCGCGCATGGCTGCGCAGCACCCTCACCGAGCCGCCAGTGCTCCTGCAAGGGCGGACCGCAGTGCGAACCCGGTTCGGCACAGCGCTGCAGGAGGCGCCGCGATGA
- a CDS encoding pyridoxamine 5'-phosphate oxidase family protein — translation MNAPSGRTQVRRAAHNASYDSALLHAILDAAYVCHVAFADEHGAHCIPTACWRIGEHLYIHGSNGSRMLKRLMEQDACVTVTHVDGLVMARSAFNHSMNYRSAMVYGRFELVPDAEKHPALEAFMEHLAPGRQQEVRPGNDKEYAATTVLRISLDEAACKARTGGPKDDEEDMSIPVWAGVLPMAQQRLEAVPEPGFTGPVPAYVSGWAGS, via the coding sequence ATGAACGCACCTTCCGGCCGCACCCAGGTCCGCCGCGCCGCCCATAACGCCTCCTACGACAGCGCGCTGCTGCACGCCATTCTGGACGCTGCCTACGTTTGCCATGTCGCGTTTGCGGACGAGCATGGCGCGCATTGCATCCCAACCGCGTGCTGGCGGATCGGCGAGCATCTCTACATTCACGGCTCGAACGGCAGCAGGATGCTGAAACGCCTGATGGAGCAGGATGCCTGCGTGACGGTGACGCATGTGGATGGCCTGGTCATGGCCCGTTCCGCGTTCAACCACTCGATGAACTACCGTTCCGCCATGGTCTACGGCCGCTTCGAGCTGGTGCCGGACGCCGAGAAACACCCGGCGCTGGAAGCTTTCATGGAACACCTCGCACCCGGCCGCCAGCAGGAGGTGCGGCCCGGGAACGACAAGGAGTACGCGGCAACGACCGTGCTGCGCATTTCGCTGGACGAAGCGGCGTGCAAGGCGCGTACCGGCGGCCCGAAGGACGATGAGGAAGACATGTCCATTCCGGTCTGGGCGGGCGTGCTGCCGATGGCGCAGCAGCGGCTCGAAGCTGTTCCGGAACCGGGCTTCACGGGCCCCGTGCCCGCTTACGTTAGCGGGTGGGCAGGGAGCTGA
- the pdxR gene encoding MocR-like pyridoxine biosynthesis transcription factor PdxR, whose translation MDYALLISTFTRENGHRTWPRQRLLHECLRSAIRDGTLAPGTRLVATRTLASELGVARNTVLYAYEQLASEGFVTTDKRGTIVATIVPEQGRKRAPVPQAGLSQRAQNLRRLHAPASVGGAFVPGVPDLDSFPMALWRRMLDRAWRTLEPRKLNYGNPAGEMTLREAIADHLRASRGVVCEAAQVFITDGSQSSLDLCARACADQGETVWVEDPGYGGAVAAFRGAGLKLEGIPVDEEGIAPQPADWKRRKPRLIYTTPSHQYPVGTVLSLQRRMALIDGARAAGALIIEDDYDSEFRHDGPPLSAMQGLAPDAPVLYCGTFSKTMYPGLRIGFLVVPPELAEPMATMRAQSASSGRAAEQLALAEFVRSGQFALHLRRMRRIYAQRRDALVEALERHLGGIAEVHGASAGMHLSLRFRDARISDVEIGRRAREEGIMVNALSAHAVGGEAGWNGLMLGYAQIPAEQMDGLVKRLAAIIHLAAFTANRKAN comes from the coding sequence ATGGATTACGCCCTGCTCATCTCCACCTTTACGCGCGAGAACGGACACCGGACCTGGCCGCGCCAGCGCCTGCTGCACGAGTGCCTGCGTTCCGCCATCCGCGACGGCACGCTGGCGCCGGGAACGCGCCTGGTTGCGACGCGTACCCTTGCCTCCGAACTTGGCGTGGCGCGCAACACGGTGCTCTACGCCTACGAGCAGCTGGCCAGCGAGGGCTTCGTGACGACGGACAAGCGCGGCACCATCGTTGCCACCATCGTGCCGGAGCAGGGCAGGAAGCGCGCTCCCGTGCCGCAGGCCGGCCTCTCCCAGCGCGCGCAGAACCTGCGCCGCCTGCACGCGCCTGCCAGCGTGGGCGGCGCCTTCGTGCCTGGCGTGCCGGACCTGGACAGCTTCCCCATGGCGCTATGGCGACGCATGCTGGACCGCGCCTGGCGTACGCTCGAGCCGCGCAAGCTCAATTACGGCAACCCCGCCGGTGAAATGACGCTGCGCGAGGCCATTGCGGACCATCTGCGCGCCTCGCGCGGCGTGGTGTGCGAAGCCGCCCAGGTCTTCATCACGGACGGAAGCCAGAGCAGCCTTGACCTGTGCGCCCGCGCCTGCGCCGACCAGGGAGAAACCGTGTGGGTGGAAGACCCAGGCTACGGCGGCGCTGTGGCCGCCTTCCGTGGAGCGGGCCTGAAACTGGAAGGCATTCCGGTGGACGAGGAAGGCATTGCGCCGCAGCCTGCGGACTGGAAGCGCCGCAAGCCGCGCCTGATCTACACCACGCCTTCGCACCAGTACCCGGTAGGCACGGTGCTTTCGCTTCAGCGCCGCATGGCCCTCATCGATGGCGCCCGCGCGGCCGGTGCGCTCATCATCGAGGACGACTACGACAGCGAGTTCCGGCACGACGGCCCGCCGCTGTCCGCGATGCAGGGCCTGGCGCCGGATGCGCCGGTGCTCTACTGCGGCACTTTCAGCAAGACCATGTATCCTGGCCTGCGCATCGGCTTCCTGGTGGTGCCACCCGAACTGGCTGAGCCGATGGCGACCATGCGCGCGCAGTCGGCCAGCAGCGGCCGCGCGGCGGAGCAGCTGGCTCTCGCGGAGTTCGTGCGCAGCGGCCAGTTCGCCCTGCACCTGCGGCGCATGCGCAGGATCTACGCGCAGCGGCGCGACGCGCTGGTGGAAGCCCTGGAGAGGCACCTGGGCGGCATCGCGGAAGTGCATGGCGCTTCGGCGGGTATGCACCTTTCCCTACGCTTCCGCGATGCGCGCATTTCGGATGTGGAAATCGGCCGCCGCGCCAGGGAAGAGGGCATCATGGTCAATGCGCTGAGCGCGCACGCCGTGGGCGGTGAGGCAGGATGGAATGGCTTGATGCTGGGCTACGCGCAGATACCTGCGGAGCAGATGGACGGACTGGTGAAACGGTTGGCGGCGATCATTCACCTGGCGGCATTCACCGCCAACCGGAAGGCTAATTAA